One Luteibacter sp. 9135 DNA segment encodes these proteins:
- the smpB gene encoding SsrA-binding protein SmpB produces MAKAKPKDTEKEGGGTIALNKRARHEYHIDQRFECGMALEGWELKSLRAGRINFGEGCYAIIQHGEVFLVGAQIPPLISASTHVIANDRRTRKLLLHREEIDRLIGAVERKGYTLVPTAMYWKHNKVKCEIGLAKGKQEHDKRNTDKEREWAIDKQRVMRSHNRMG; encoded by the coding sequence ATGGCAAAAGCGAAACCGAAGGACACGGAAAAAGAAGGCGGCGGCACGATCGCGCTGAACAAGCGCGCGCGCCACGAATATCACATCGACCAGCGCTTCGAGTGCGGCATGGCCCTGGAAGGCTGGGAGCTGAAATCGCTGCGCGCCGGCCGGATCAACTTCGGTGAAGGCTGCTACGCGATCATCCAGCACGGCGAGGTGTTCCTCGTCGGCGCCCAGATCCCGCCGCTGATCAGCGCCTCCACCCACGTGATCGCCAACGACCGGCGTACGCGCAAGCTGCTGCTGCACCGCGAGGAGATCGACCGCCTTATTGGCGCCGTCGAGCGCAAGGGCTACACCCTGGTGCCCACCGCGATGTACTGGAAGCACAACAAGGTGAAGTGCGAGATCGGCCTGGCCAAGGGCAAGCAGGAGCACGACAAGCGCAACACGGACAAGGAACGCGAATGGGCGATCGACAAGCAGCGCGTCATGCGCTCGCACAATCGCATGGGCTGA